From Streptomyces zhihengii, the proteins below share one genomic window:
- the mreC gene encoding rod shape-determining protein MreC — translation MRDTKESRLLLVLLIAIAFALITVDIRGGEESPVDGARQAAATVFGPVENGVAAAVDPIGNAIGAVRDSGERHDRISELERENAELKQRLGSDDRNRSRLRELDGLIRTAAAGQYGIKGAEVIAIGAAQGFSWTVTIDIGADDGITRDMTVINSDGLVGRVTTVGPRASTVLLASDPDFTVGTRMEKSNELGFATGQGDRPLMVQLLNGKAKVKKGDRLVTFGSQGNKPFVPGVPVGEVVGVDPAGGDLTRDIHVRPYAAFSKLDIVGVVVQAPRTDPRDTVLPPKPEKARPTPTVTVTVTPGADGSVEGQADTQPQGQTDGRVREQQDGQPQTPDDAGTAQDGGADPPGPTGTAGPNDE, via the coding sequence GTGAGGGACACGAAAGAGAGCCGGCTGCTCCTGGTGCTGCTGATCGCCATCGCGTTCGCACTGATCACGGTGGACATCCGCGGCGGCGAGGAGTCACCGGTGGACGGAGCCCGACAGGCCGCGGCAACGGTCTTCGGCCCCGTCGAGAACGGGGTCGCGGCGGCCGTCGACCCGATCGGCAACGCCATCGGAGCCGTACGCGACTCCGGCGAGCGCCACGACCGCATCAGCGAACTGGAGCGGGAGAACGCCGAGCTGAAGCAGCGCCTCGGCAGCGACGACCGCAACCGCAGCAGGCTCCGCGAACTGGACGGCCTGATCCGGACGGCGGCGGCGGGCCAGTACGGCATCAAGGGCGCCGAGGTCATCGCCATAGGAGCGGCCCAGGGCTTCTCCTGGACGGTCACCATCGACATCGGCGCCGACGACGGCATCACCCGCGACATGACCGTCATCAACAGCGACGGACTCGTCGGCCGGGTCACCACCGTCGGCCCCCGCGCCTCCACGGTGCTGCTCGCCAGCGACCCCGACTTCACCGTCGGCACCCGCATGGAGAAGAGCAACGAACTCGGCTTCGCCACCGGCCAGGGCGACCGGCCGCTGATGGTGCAGCTCCTCAACGGCAAGGCCAAGGTGAAGAAGGGCGACCGGCTCGTCACCTTCGGCTCCCAGGGCAACAAGCCGTTCGTCCCGGGCGTCCCGGTCGGCGAGGTGGTCGGCGTCGACCCGGCCGGCGGCGACCTCACCCGCGACATCCACGTCCGCCCGTACGCCGCGTTCAGCAAGCTCGACATCGTCGGCGTCGTCGTGCAGGCCCCGCGCACGGATCCCCGGGACACCGTCCTGCCGCCCAAGCCCGAGAAGGCCCGCCCGACGCCCACCGTCACGGTGACCGTCACGCCCGGCGCCGACGGCTCCGTCGAGGGACAGGCCGACACGCAGCCCCAGGGGCAGACCGACGGCCGGGTCCGCGAGCAGCAGGACGGACAGCCGCAGACCCCGGACGACGCCGGGACCGCCCAGGACGGCGGAGCGGACCCACCGGGCCCCACAGGCACCGCCGGCCCGAACGACGAGTAA